The following nucleotide sequence is from Triticum dicoccoides isolate Atlit2015 ecotype Zavitan chromosome 7B, WEW_v2.0, whole genome shotgun sequence.
ATCGAAATAATCAAATTTGGGACACTCACTATACACCTTAGTTCAGTTTAGAAGGATGGACAAGTATGAGTGATCAACACATATCCTTTGGCTATTAGACATGAACACTATGCCTCGTCTTCTAGAAACTAAGGCTTTCGACGCACATCCATGGCAAAAGAGCATTCTCTTTCCCATGAAGGTGCTTATCTGAATTCATGTTTCCTTTAACGCACACAATAATAAGACCATCAATACAGTCTGTTATCATTAATGCTTCTTCTTATACTTTGGCGAAGGCATGAGTAAAGAAGACTAGGGTAAGTATATAGCGCACACCCGTCCCTGGGTTTAAAGGGATGCTACTTTTATTGGTAGTTATTAGGCAACGACAGTTGTACTGACAATGAATGTTTTCCCTAGCATGCATGATCATTAGTCCATCTATCGGGTCTACCATCATTAATCCTCCCTCTTTACCTCTTGTGAAGGGTGCACTGGAGGAGGTCAGGGTAAGTAGAGTTTCACATCCCACCATGGCTTCTTGTTTTAGAGAGATGTTGCTCATATCAGTTGCCCCATAGCGACATATATAAAAAATGAATGTGTCTTCTAAAGCATGCGATAATTAGGCTATCTATTGAGTTTGCCCTCTTCACTTTTGATGAAGGGCACATCGAGAAGGTTAGGATTTGCAGAAATAGGGGTTGTATTGGCCACATCAGGAGATCTAGGTTTGCGAAAATAGAGGGTCCATGCCCCTTCCCTTGTCTCACGAGCTTGGTTGCAAGGACATGGGCGAAGTAGGAAGACAATAGTCCTGCCAAGTGGCAGAGCCAATATATAGGAAGGAGGAAAATGCTATCATATCAACAAAATAACCAAATTTGGGCCGAGAGGCAGGTGAGGGTGGGGCAAAGAGGTTTCACACTCACATATATATACCTCAATTTTCCACGGAAGAACAAGCAAGTAGGAGCGATCAACACATCTCTTTTGGCTATTGTGTCTTGTCTTCTAGTAACTCGGGCTTTCAACGCACACCCAAGGTAAATAGCATCCTCTCTTCCCATGAAGGTGTTTTATCTCAATTCACGTTTACTTTAACACAAACAATAATTAGACCATCAATCTAGTCTACCATCATTAAAGCTCCTTCTTTGGTGAAGGCCTCAATAGAGGAGGCTAGGGTAGTTATATAGCTCACACTCGTGCTTAGGCTTAGAGGGACGTTACTTGTATTGGTAGTTAAGATGTGGTTGTCGTATTGACAACGAGATGCTTCCTCTGACATGTATAATAATCAGGCCATCTATAGGATCTACCATCATTAATGCTCCATTTTTATCTCTTGCGAAGGATTCAACGGAGGAGGCTAGGGTAAGTAGCGTTCACACCCCTCACAAGTGTGAAAAAAAGATCACACCCCTCCATGTCTTAGGTTTAGAGAGACGTTCCTCATATTCACTCATCATCTTCGATGAAGGCCACATCGCAAAGCTTAGGGTTTGCAAAAATAGGCCTTATGCCGACCACATCGGGAAGGCTATGCAAAATGTTGAATGTGGTAGGGAACCCTAAACAACACCTCGCCCTTTTCAAAGCTAGGGTTTGCGAGAATAGAGGGTCTACACCTTGCCTCATAGGCTCGGTTTTAAGGACATGGTCAGAGTAGGAAGACAATAGTCAGGCCAACCTGGCAAAGATGATATACAGAAAGAAAAATGTTAACATGCCATCTAGATAATCAAATTTGGGACGAGGCATGTGCAGGTAGGGCGGAGAGGATTCACGCCTCGGTTTTCTGCAAAAGGGCAGTTTGCATTCCCTTTCTAGCTTATAGCAAAAACAGCATATAATTTCATCTTATTACTTGTGTAATCACTATAATAGGCAGATCAAGATTCTTATATAATGATTTGATGCTAAAGCAAAGACGATTCTGTGAATGCACCTCAAAAGAGTGATTGCTCCACAACACAGCACATGTTGCTCTGTTATATTTTTACACAATTGCAACCACAGGTTACTTGGTAGCAAACAAGAAGCTTCCCGCCAGGTACACGCAAAGGTACCGTAAGGATTGTCTTCGCAATTTTACTTGTCGTGTTGTCTTCATAGCAATGTCACTGAAAACATACGTCAGTAAGTTGCTTAGAAACTCCAGTAATTTAACAATTGGTACAAAAACAGGTCATCCAGTTATCTATTTACCTGCACCTCTAAAACTTCCATAAAATGTCATGTTTAACCCACCGCTACCACGAAGTACCACACCCTGTTGTACAAAGTGTACAGCAGTTCTGATTGTGCAAATGGATGCTGTTGTTAAACCAGTAGCAGAAGCATTGAGTTTATGCAGCAGACAAGTAGTTGAGCATGCTGATAACATCCATAAGTACATAAAAGTAAATTCCAATTGTCATAAGGGCAACCATATATACAAATAGACAGTGCAATGGGATTCAATGCCAGATGAACTGTAAAGAAGACTAAAGAAGAATTGATCTATGAAACTGCCTCAAAAGGAATACCAACACGGCATACAGAGGACAGGAACAACTATTAGTTTTTGCATACTATGTGTTATCTATCAAATAAGATAATCAATGTTCCACTATGTACATGATAATTGATAGAGTAAATTCCAGTTTTTATCCCTTGTTTTTACATGTTTTAACAGGAATTTCCCCATTTAACGGATTTCCATCCGTTTTTTACTTCATTCAACGAATTGTGCCACATTCTAAACATTTTATTTTTGATGATGTTCTGTCAAGTCGGTCATCTATTAAGACACACATGGTGCGCAACGTAGACGGATTTTTTTTCCTGTTTCTCCATCTGCTCACTCGCCCGCCCGGTCCATCATAAAAAATTGAGATTCACAAGTTGTGGGCATTCTTGGAACAAATCATCAATACCGAGATTCACAAGTTCTCAGACTCGTAGGAAATCAAATCCAACCTGCTCATAGATATCTACTAGAAGAAGAAACTTGCTCAAGGAAAAAAATGGATAACTCTAAAAACAATACTATACTAAAAGAACAGGCATGATAAATGTCATATACATTAGAGTTCCCCATTTTCTAAGGAATCGGTGCAAGTTTGATGAAAAGCCAGCAAGCAATGGAGATAATAAATAGATGTGGTATTTAATACATATAAGATTATACCGATGTCAGTGATAAGTACCAAAGTATTTAGTCAGTTCGAGGGGAGGAGAATCAAATACGTGGAAGAAAAGCAAGCATTCACACTAAATGCCTACAGTCACATAAAAATTAAATATCCATCCATCTTCAGGTATAGAGGAACCAGTTAGCATACCTGGGATTCCAGATAGCAGGTGAGAATCTAGGTAGGAGCAGTCTTCGAATGAACAACTTTTAGAAGAAATTGCTGATGAAGAGCCAATCTACAGAATTTCGCTCACAACATGGCAGCATCATACTTAAAACCATTATAATCACTTTATCAGTAACCGTTGGTGAAACAAAATAAGAAGGTGACATAATAAAAAGCATAAATTGTCATTCTGGATACAATATTTTCTCCTCCTTTCCATAAATACAGTTGGAGATATGTTTGCTACAGATAGTACACAGATGTTCATCTATAACATACTTCGACTATACCACAATGATCTAATACATCTTAGCTACAGTAAAAAATTAAATACTATCATCAACAAACTACAAAATCTACACGAACATAGTTGACCACCACAAAGGTAAGAAACTTCGCTACAGATAAAAATAGATAATTCACGTGCGGGCTCTTTTGCCCATAAAAGAACAATATATTGGTGGTTGCCTTATTTTTGGAGCATTTCTTCAGAGACCAAAGTTACATAGTGTCAGGAACTCCATTTCAGTGTCTACATGCTTGGTCCACAGAGCCTTGTACTGGTTGAAAGCAACATCAAGCCATGGCTTCATATTTCCATTGAAGTGTATCACTGCAGCACCACGGATAATCTCAGGGCTGATGCTTGGATTATATCCAAGACCCATCACATGCCATGACTTATCAAGTGGCTTGGTATTGCCATAGAATGTCATCAGCCCTGCTGGTAGAACAGATGTCGGATCCCAGAGTGCACCATCCACATTCTGCCATGAGAATATTGAGTCATATAGTCACACATATGTCAATGCTTTGGTGAGGTACACAGAACTGTGTATGCTATTATGATGCAAAAATTAGCAAGTGAGGGCGTCATTTGTAAAATTATTTACAGGCATTACATATGTGACATATTTGAACTCAGTGGTATATTTCAAGAATAATGCCTAAGCATAAATTGCACATACTGTTTATATTAGCTTAGTGGTTGTAGATTTGGCCATCATATGTAAATGCTTAGGGCTAAGAAAACAAAAATCAATTGCATAATACCCAAGTTTCACTTAGGAACTTTTCTGGGCAACATGTTGGAATTGTCATGAAGTCGACAGTCAAGGCCATACCACATACAGCATTTACCATTATAAACAAAATAATTGACGAGGCATCATTTAGACATTATATTTTGCATATTTTGAGAAAATGAAtgaaaacaagaagaagaagaaaaaggtaaTGGCACATATTTAGGTATTCTATTTAAAGAAGTACCATATCATGAGATTCTCAAAGAGAAGAAAAAACATCATCCAGCCCATTAATTTGGCAAGCCTTAATTACAAACTCATAATCAAAGATATCCTACATTTGAACTAAAAAGAAGGCATCCCTAACCACTCCTATTAATATGTACTTAGACGAGCGTGAGCACATCCATAGAATGTTATCTGGAACCTATACAATCTGAAAAGATCAGTGAGTATTGTAGCCACGAGATGGTAAAGTACTAACTTGCGGAAATGTTGAGTTGTGAAACATTACAGCCAGCCTATGCTATATAAGATCACATTGTGCAAATGCAAAGGCCAGTCCATCTAGTTGTGGAACATTTATGTATCATATGTGGTCAATGTCAAGCTTAATGGAGTTGTTTCCCAGGAGTTCCTTCCAAAACATTTTACCAAGATAAATGATCTACTATACTTAATGCTCACTCAAGAAATTCAAGGGAAACGAAGGTGCCAAATCCAATGATGAGCACAATGACAGTGACAAAGAAACTTAAGTAGGACTTGCACCTAAGTTGGTGAAATTGTTAAATTACCACAATACATGACACCTACCAAACACCAAACATAACAAATAACTGATGCAACCACAGATAAATGTAAGGTATCATAATAGTGAATGTTGCAATTTGTAACAAAAGATTGCCGCAACTCACCAGCTCCATGTATTGATGAAACAGCTCGGTGCAGCCATCCCGTCGCCATGCCTCGAGATCAAATACATTGACCCCATACTCCCACGCACAGGCACTGGGACTAAACCTGTCACGTACTATGGCCTGCGTGAAGTTGAGATACTTCCTGTACCTCCTGAACCCCCCGAAGCACATCTCCACGGCGCCATTAACCTTCCCATCCAAGTCGACATGCCAAAGCGCCGCTAAATCCTTCTGCACCACCACATCATCTTCCAAGAGCACTACCCTCTGCAGCGCCGGGAACATGTCCGGCAGGTAGAATCTCAGGTAATCGACCAACGTCACGTCCCTCTTGCCGGCCTCAATCTGCCTGAACACCGGCGAGAATGAGGCGTTCAGGAACAGGAAGTCGGAGTAGGCGATGAGCTGGACGTGTACGccaagcggcggcgggcggcgcgcgaACCAGACACGGAATGCAGGCAGGTACATGGGCGCGGTGACCACGTGGAAGACGTGGCGCGAGGGGTCAGCGGCGGCGCGCGTCGCGGAGGCAATCACGACGGAGACGGCGAGGACGTTGTCGGAGAAGATGGCGTAGTGGTAGAGCGAGGGGTCCTCGAACGCGGGGGACGGGTCGGGGTCGTCGGCGAAGGCGGAGGGCTTGGCGAGGCGGGCCTCGAGGAGGCGCATGGCGAGGCAATGCAGGGACTTGGGGGTGGAGCCAGCGGCGATGCGGGAGGACATGCGGCCGGCGCGGCGGGAGCGGGCGAGCTGCTCGCCGACGGCGAAGACGGTGTCGGAGAGCTTCTGGATCTTGGACTGCGTGTCGAAGCCCTCCTTggagtcggcggcgaggaggcgggcgtGCTTGATGCGCTCGCGGGCCTCCTTCTCGAGGGGCCTGCGGGCGTCCTCCGGGAGGGGGCCGCGGGAGGCGAGGCGGGAGGAGAGCGCGAAGAGGTCGGAGGAGAGGGCGGAGAAGGAGAGCGACTGCGCGGCCGAGGCCTCCTTGAGCTTGCGCGCGTGGGCGGCGTAGGCGGCAAGGACGGCCGCGTGGTCCGCGGCGTGGCGGCGGATGGCGGCGAGGCGGGACGGCGGGGACGATGCCGAGGAtgagcgggaggaggcggcggcggggccggaggAGAGGAGGAATGCGAGGGACGCCAGGAGCAGGAGCGTCAGCAGGGCGGCGAACGCGGCGCGGCGAGGCGCGGACGGCCGGAACGGGCGGCCGCCGGCCATCGGGTGGAGTGGGGACTGGGGAGTAGCCGAGTAGGGGGGGAGTGGAGTGGGTAGTGCGCCGCGGATCTGAGCTGTGGCGAAATGGAGACGGACGGGTGGGACCCGGGGATGGCGTGGGCCCAGATGTCAGTGCGTAGGCTTGTCGGTGAGGTTATTCATCACCGGGGAGGGTTGCTGGGGTTTTAATACGTTGGGGCCCAGTAGCAGTGGCATAGTAGCGGCGGTGACATGGACTCTTTGCTTCTGGTTTGCCTAGCCACCGCATAAACGGGAGCCGTCGCGTGctatcaatgacatgtggggctcatTGGCGGTGAGCTCACATGACATATTAAGGGTGTGATGTTTCGGAGTGAGAAGAGGCTCGCCAGACTGGACCAAATCCAACCAGCCTGGCTAGATTTACGACATGCTGATATTCCAGTATCACCTGTTAATTTTGATCAGAGGAAAGGGTTCAAAAATTAGTTGTCGACAGACTCCGCAAAATTTATCACTGGTTAATCATCTACTCCATACTCTATTCCTAAACGATAATGCTCCATCTACGAACAAGGCTACGTAAAGTAACGTAATTTTCCTAACTATAATCCTCTCTCCTGACCCCCGCGTCCCTCTCTAAGGCAACACGGGGGAACCCTATCCGCCTCGCCGCCGGCGCCTCCTTCCCCGCCTCCCTTCCTCGCCGACGTCGTGGTCCGCTGCGAGGCAAAGCCCTggcagtgcggcggcggcggggcatctTTCCGGCGCagctcccctcccccctccccccaacGACGGCTCGGATCTAGCCGCCGGTGACATTGGCGGTGTGGCGCAGCGGAGGCACGGTGGCGTCCCTGCTCGGCATCGGAGGTGGTGGGGCGCCTGCTGCCGGTGGTGCTGCCTCGACGGCTGGTGCAACCCGGGGCCTGGGATCCACCTTGGCTGGATCCGGGCGGCGGGGTTCGGGGTTGTGACCTCTGTTAGGCGTGGAGTGGTGTTCCCGTGGCTCTGCTGCGACTCGCTCTCGGTGGTGGTTGGCTAGCGGCGGGTCGGTGGTGCTGGCTGTCGGCGCCCGGAGCGCGGATCCGGGGATCTCGGTCCGGATCTGGTGCGTCCTCGGCGTTGGCCGACGTCCTTGGGATTCTCACGGCAGGGAGTGCGCCGGTTGTCTTTGGATCCTTGCGTGGAGCGTAGCAGGATGGAGGGTGTAGGTGGTGCACCGGCGTGGAGCGCAGCCATGGCGGTGGCGGCGCTACGAGGCCTTACCAGGAAGGGTCTTGGCAGGCAGCGGGCGTTCGATTGCTGCCGTGTGAGGGGTGCGGCGATGCCTCGGCGGTGTGGGTGCCGGAGTGTGGTCGAAGGTGCGGGTCGGATCCATTCTGGTGGCAGTCCCCTAGCGCGGGTGAAGGCCACCGTGGCGGAACTGGCTTTGCACCGCCCGGTGGTTGCTGCGGCTCCTAGTCGATGTTGAAGGTGATGGCTTTAGGCGTGTTCCCTCGGCAGTGAGGGGGGCTTCGATGACAAGTTGTTGCGGTGACGGCGGTGCGAGGCATCTGATCAGGACTGGCCGGGATCTTGGAGACGTGGAGATATGCAGCGCTACAGATGAAAATCCTGTTAGGTTGTGGCTGGACTGGCGTTGATGGCACCCGCGGGTGTCATTCACCTTCATGGAGGCTTCGTCGAGTGCAACGCCATCTTCCTCGCGACCTCGTATCGGCAGCTGTCTCCGGGGCGAAAGCCTTGATTTGTAGGATCGGCATGATGGCAACGTCTTTGAGGTTGTTACTCTGTTGGGAGCATTGTGCTGGGAGACTCAAGGTCCCATGATGCACTCCTCCGGTGTTCACCGCTGCCCGAATCTTTCTCCTCCGG
It contains:
- the LOC119338893 gene encoding probable galacturonosyltransferase 9; amino-acid sequence: MAGGRPFRPSAPRRAAFAALLTLLLLASLAFLLSSGPAAASSRSSSASSPPSRLAAIRRHAADHAAVLAAYAAHARKLKEASAAQSLSFSALSSDLFALSSRLASRGPLPEDARRPLEKEARERIKHARLLAADSKEGFDTQSKIQKLSDTVFAVGEQLARSRRAGRMSSRIAAGSTPKSLHCLAMRLLEARLAKPSAFADDPDPSPAFEDPSLYHYAIFSDNVLAVSVVIASATRAAADPSRHVFHVVTAPMYLPAFRVWFARRPPPLGVHVQLIAYSDFLFLNASFSPVFRQIEAGKRDVTLVDYLRFYLPDMFPALQRVVLLEDDVVVQKDLAALWHVDLDGKVNGAVEMCFGGFRRYRKYLNFTQAIVRDRFSPSACAWEYGVNVFDLEAWRRDGCTELFHQYMELNVDGALWDPTSVLPAGLMTFYGNTKPLDKSWHVMGLGYNPSISPEIIRGAAVIHFNGNMKPWLDVAFNQYKALWTKHVDTEMEFLTLCNFGL